In the genome of Diaphorobacter sp. HDW4A, the window CTGCGCGAAAACGGCCGCCGCGAGTGGATGCAGCAGTACATGCAGGACGAGGCGCGTGAAAAGCGCCTGGCCGGTAACCCGATGGGCGCGATCATTCCCAAGATCATCACGCCGGAATTCGTGCGCGACGAGGTCGCCCGTGGCCGCGCCATCATTCCCGCCAACATCAATCACCCCGAAGTCGAGCCGATGGCGATTGGCCGCAATTTCCTCGTGAAGATCAACGCCAACATCGGCAACTCCGCGGTCACGTCGAGCATCGAGGAAGAAGTGGAAAAGTTGGTCTGGGCGATCCGCTGGGGTGCGGACAACGTGATGGATCTGTCCACCGGCAAGAACATCCACACCACACGCGACTGGATCGTGCGCAACTCGCCCGTGCCGATTGGCACCGTGCCGATTTATCAGGCGCTGGAAAAAGTGGGCGGCATTGCCGAAGACCTCACCTGGGAAATCTTCCGCGACACGCTCGTCGAACAAGCCGAGCAGGGCGTGGACTACTTCACCATCCACGCGGGCGTGCGCCTCGCCTACATCCACCTCACCGCGCAGCGCCGCACCGGCATCGTCTCGCGCGGCGGCTCCATCATGGCCAAGTGGTGCATGGCGCATCACCGCGAGAGCTTTTTGTACGAGCACTTCGAAGACATCTGCGACATCATGAAGCAGTACGACGTGAGCTTCTCGCTGGGCGATGGCTTGCGTCCCGGCTGCGCTTCGGATGCGAATGACGAAGCGCAGTTTGCCGAACTGCACACGCTGGGCGAACTCACGCAGATTGCGTGGGAGCACGATGTGCAGACCATGATCGAAGGCCCAGGCCATGTGCCGATGCACATGATCCAGTCGAACATGACCGAGCAGCTCAAGCATTGCAACGAAGCGCCGTTCTACACACTCGGCCCGCTGACCATTGACATCGCGCCGGGCTACGACCACATTGCATCCGCCATCGGCGCGGCCATGATAGGCTGGTTTGGCACGGCCATGCTGTGCTACGTCACGCCCAAGGAACACCTGGGCCTGCCCGATCGTGACGACGTGAAGCAGGGCATCATCGCCTACAAGATCGCGGCACATGCTGCCGACGTCGCCAAGGGCCACCCTGGCTCGCGTTCGCGCGACGATGCGCTGAGTCAGGCGCGCTTCGATTTCCGCTGGGAAGACCAGTTCAACCTCGGCCTCGACCCCGACACGGCACGCGCATTTCACGACGAGACGCTGCCCAAGGACAGCTCCAAGGTCGCGCATTTCTGCTCGATGTGCGGCCCCAAGTTCTGTTCGATGAAGATCACCCAGGAAGTCCGCGAATTCGCGGCCAAGGGCATGCAGGAAAAGGCGGGTGAATTTCGAGAAGGCGGCGGTGAGCTCTACATCCCGATTCAATCTGTCGCCTGAAATCAGCGAAACGTGAACCACTTCCACGCGAAAGCAAATCTCATGTAAACCTGCCGTCCGCCTACTTGGCGGGCGGCATTTCTGGTGCAACATGGCAGCCATATCGCCATCGGTTCTGTGAGCAATGCAGGCTGCTGCGATATCGGGCCAATTGACGAGTAGGAAAATTTTTCCATTCGTCGTTCACCGCGCTTTCCAATCCAAGGAGGTTCACATGACAGCCAAGTTTCGCACCGCCGCCAAAACACTGACATCTGCAACTGTGGCAATTCTGCTGGGTGTTACCGCAATCGGCGCAACCGCTCAGCCGCGCCCCGACATCGTCAGAAATAACGATCAACGCTACGACCACCGTGGCGATGATCGCCGAGGC includes:
- the thiC gene encoding phosphomethylpyrimidine synthase ThiC, with amino-acid sequence MNAIDKFSQLLSLSREPFPASTKNFIEGSKPDIRVPVRDIALTNGEVVSVYDTSGPYTDPTVDIDVRQGLPSVRGSWIDARGDTEYYAGRLRVALDDGRKGDADAIRLEQLRAEAAALQRQPRRAKSGANVSQMHYAKRGIITPEMEYVALRENGRREWMQQYMQDEAREKRLAGNPMGAIIPKIITPEFVRDEVARGRAIIPANINHPEVEPMAIGRNFLVKINANIGNSAVTSSIEEEVEKLVWAIRWGADNVMDLSTGKNIHTTRDWIVRNSPVPIGTVPIYQALEKVGGIAEDLTWEIFRDTLVEQAEQGVDYFTIHAGVRLAYIHLTAQRRTGIVSRGGSIMAKWCMAHHRESFLYEHFEDICDIMKQYDVSFSLGDGLRPGCASDANDEAQFAELHTLGELTQIAWEHDVQTMIEGPGHVPMHMIQSNMTEQLKHCNEAPFYTLGPLTIDIAPGYDHIASAIGAAMIGWFGTAMLCYVTPKEHLGLPDRDDVKQGIIAYKIAAHAADVAKGHPGSRSRDDALSQARFDFRWEDQFNLGLDPDTARAFHDETLPKDSSKVAHFCSMCGPKFCSMKITQEVREFAAKGMQEKAGEFREGGGELYIPIQSVA